In Phreatobacter aquaticus, a single genomic region encodes these proteins:
- the purF gene encoding amidophosphoribosyltransferase — protein MTRPMDIRHHEADLEHAYQEVDREAFDAEADRLHEECGVFGVFAHPDAAALTALGLHALQHRGQEAAGIVSFDGQRFHSERRIGLVGDNFSRREVIERLPGDNAIGHTRYSTTGGNILRNVQPLFAELETGGFAACHNGNLTNGLTLRRRLIADGAIYQATSDTEVILHLVARSRRNRFSDRFIDALSQIEGGYAFVGMTNKKLIGARDPLGIRPLVIGELDGKYILTSETVALDIIGARFVREVANGEVVIIDEKGIESIKPFPPRQKRPCIFEYVYFARPDSIVDGKNVYGLRKQIGSNLAAEAGVEADVVVPVPDSGVPAAIGYAQASGIPYELGIIRNHYVGRTFIQPTQSVRELGVRMKHSANKAVIEGKRLILVDDSIVRGTTSRKIVKMMRDAGAREVHFRIASPPIKFPDYYGIDMPDQDKLLAAKMSIEEMKDYLGVDSLAFISVDGLYRALGETGRNAALPQYTDHYFTGDYPTTITDLIGEGAKQLSLLAEAS, from the coding sequence ATGACGCGACCCATGGACATCCGCCATCACGAGGCGGACCTGGAGCATGCGTACCAGGAGGTCGATCGTGAGGCCTTCGACGCGGAGGCCGATCGGCTTCACGAGGAATGCGGCGTGTTCGGCGTGTTCGCGCATCCGGATGCCGCGGCCCTGACGGCGCTGGGGCTCCATGCCCTTCAGCATCGCGGTCAGGAAGCAGCCGGCATCGTGTCGTTCGACGGCCAGCGCTTCCACTCGGAGCGCCGCATCGGTCTGGTCGGCGACAATTTCTCCCGCCGCGAGGTGATCGAGCGCCTGCCCGGCGACAACGCCATCGGCCACACCCGCTACTCCACCACTGGCGGCAATATCCTGCGCAATGTGCAGCCGCTGTTCGCTGAGCTTGAGACCGGCGGTTTCGCTGCGTGCCACAACGGCAACCTGACCAACGGCCTGACGCTGCGCCGCCGGCTGATCGCCGATGGTGCGATCTACCAGGCGACCTCGGATACCGAGGTAATCCTGCATCTGGTCGCCCGCTCGCGCCGCAACCGCTTCTCCGACCGGTTCATCGACGCGCTCAGCCAAATCGAAGGCGGCTATGCCTTTGTCGGCATGACCAACAAGAAGCTGATCGGCGCCCGCGATCCCCTCGGCATCCGCCCGCTGGTGATCGGTGAGCTCGACGGCAAATATATCCTGACCTCGGAGACGGTCGCCCTCGACATCATCGGCGCGCGCTTCGTGCGCGAGGTCGCCAATGGCGAAGTGGTGATCATCGACGAGAAGGGCATTGAATCGATCAAGCCCTTCCCGCCCCGCCAGAAGCGGCCGTGCATCTTCGAATATGTCTATTTCGCCCGTCCGGATTCGATCGTCGACGGCAAGAATGTCTATGGCCTGCGCAAGCAGATCGGCTCCAACCTGGCGGCCGAGGCCGGCGTGGAAGCCGATGTGGTGGTGCCTGTGCCCGATTCCGGCGTGCCGGCGGCCATCGGCTATGCCCAGGCCTCCGGCATTCCCTATGAGCTCGGCATCATCCGCAATCACTATGTCGGCCGGACCTTCATCCAGCCGACCCAGTCGGTGCGCGAGCTTGGCGTGCGCATGAAGCATTCCGCCAACAAGGCGGTGATCGAGGGCAAGCGGCTGATCCTGGTCGACGATTCGATCGTGCGCGGCACGACCTCGCGCAAGATCGTGAAGATGATGCGCGATGCCGGCGCGAGGGAAGTGCATTTCCGCATCGCCTCGCCGCCGATCAAGTTCCCGGACTATTACGGCATCGACATGCCCGACCAGGACAAGCTCCTGGCTGCCAAGATGTCGATCGAGGAGATGAAGGACTATCTCGGCGTCGACAGCCTGGCCTTCATCTCGGTCGACGGGCTCTACAGGGCACTTGGCGAGACCGGCCGCAACGCGGCTCTCCCGCAATATACCGACCATTATTTCACCGGCGACTATCCGACCACGATCACCGATCTGATCGGCGAAGGCGCCAAGCAATTGTCGCTGCTCGCCGAAGCGAGCTGA
- a CDS encoding CvpA family protein gives MPVTYLDIGLAVIMLISALLAMVRGFVREVLSIASWGLAALTTWWAFPRLLPLAQTQIPNELAAKAVVIAGVFLTVLVVVSLITIRISDAILDSKIGVLDRSLGFLFGLARGMVIVVVAFAFFTWLVPNTNRPDWMTKAKSFVVLDSAKDWLISQLPQDIEGSDILKRLNRAQPATPPADGTTPPAAPPAAQPPARRP, from the coding sequence ATGCCGGTCACCTATCTCGACATAGGCCTCGCCGTGATCATGTTGATCTCGGCGCTTCTCGCCATGGTGCGCGGCTTTGTTCGCGAGGTCCTGTCGATTGCAAGCTGGGGTCTGGCGGCTCTCACGACATGGTGGGCCTTTCCGAGGCTCCTGCCGCTGGCCCAGACCCAGATCCCCAACGAGCTCGCCGCCAAGGCTGTGGTCATTGCGGGCGTGTTCCTGACGGTCCTGGTGGTGGTCTCGCTGATCACGATCCGCATTTCGGACGCCATCCTCGATTCCAAGATCGGCGTGCTCGACCGCTCGCTCGGCTTCCTGTTCGGCCTTGCCCGCGGCATGGTCATCGTGGTCGTCGCCTTCGCCTTCTTCACCTGGCTGGTGCCGAACACCAATCGCCCGGACTGGATGACCAAGGCCAAGTCCTTCGTGGTGCTCGACAGCGCCAAGGATTGGCTGATCTCCCAGTTGCCGCAGGACATTGAAGGGTCTGACATCCTCAAGCGCCTCAATCGCGCGCAGCCCGCGACACCGCCCGCCGATGGCACCACGCCGCCGGCCGCGCCGCCAGCGGCCCAGCCGCCGGCACGCCGGCCCTGA
- a CDS encoding ABC transporter substrate-binding protein, translated as MITRRSLALAPLAAMALAAPALAQTRTKVRFSLNLPRNGSNLAFLFGRDRGYFADEGIEITDMDPASGSDALTRVASGAYDASFADTTGLPDLVSRAPDAAPLSVFNIFRVTPASVVTWSKDKLTKPADLVGKTLGGPITDNGYRLFPVFFKVNGLDPASVKFNNMDLRMREPAFIRREVDGVTGFDSTIWLNLKLLGVKREDISIMSYAAHGLDIYGNGILVSRKFLRDNEAAIPPLLRAVAKSWREAAKDPKAAAAVLTKIDPIIRADIEEERFRWVLEHQVMTPETAATGIGPVDVGRLQKGLDLQVEGFGLPAKIPVSRIWSDKYLPALDQRKMA; from the coding sequence ATGATCACGCGCCGAAGCCTCGCCCTCGCGCCTCTCGCGGCCATGGCCCTTGCCGCCCCGGCCTTGGCCCAGACCCGCACGAAAGTTCGGTTCTCGCTGAATCTGCCGCGCAACGGCTCAAACCTGGCCTTCCTGTTCGGTCGCGACCGCGGCTATTTTGCTGACGAAGGCATCGAGATCACCGACATGGACCCGGCAAGCGGCTCCGATGCGCTGACCCGTGTGGCATCCGGTGCCTATGACGCGAGCTTCGCGGACACGACCGGCCTTCCGGATCTCGTCAGCCGGGCGCCCGATGCGGCGCCTCTGTCGGTCTTCAATATCTTCCGCGTGACACCAGCGTCAGTTGTCACCTGGTCGAAGGACAAGCTGACCAAGCCGGCCGACCTCGTCGGCAAGACGCTGGGTGGACCGATCACCGACAATGGCTATCGCCTGTTCCCGGTCTTCTTCAAGGTCAATGGCCTCGACCCCGCGAGCGTCAAGTTCAACAACATGGACCTGCGCATGCGCGAGCCCGCGTTCATCCGCCGCGAGGTCGATGGCGTCACCGGCTTCGATTCCACGATCTGGCTCAATCTCAAGCTGCTTGGCGTGAAGCGCGAGGACATTTCCATCATGTCCTATGCCGCCCATGGCCTCGACATCTATGGCAACGGCATTCTCGTGAGCCGCAAGTTCCTGCGCGACAACGAAGCGGCGATCCCGCCACTTCTGCGCGCCGTGGCGAAATCCTGGCGCGAGGCCGCGAAGGACCCGAAGGCTGCGGCAGCCGTGCTGACCAAGATCGACCCGATCATCCGCGCCGATATCGAGGAAGAGCGGTTTCGCTGGGTTCTGGAGCATCAGGTGATGACGCCGGAGACGGCAGCCACCGGCATCGGCCCGGTCGATGTCGGGCGCCTGCAGAAGGGGCTCGACCTGCAGGTCGAGGGCTTCGGCTTGCCGGCGAAGATCCCGGTCTCGCGCATCTGGTCGGACAAGTACCTGCCGGCACTCGATCAGCGGAAGATGGCGTGA
- a CDS encoding DUF502 domain-containing protein, giving the protein MKRVFLAGVLLLLPLAVTVALVVWTVTLVYGFVGPGTFVGRFLTSIGFGFSSSAAIAYLIGIGVMVAVIYLLGLVATVLQERLETALDQIMRRIPLIGTVYDLSRRFVSMVDRKDADGLKSMSPVWVFFGGDKGAAVLALLPTPEPIMVGEESYHAILVPSAPVPIGGGLIYVPASWVVQADVGMDQLMSIYVTMGVSSPKSIRLGPPA; this is encoded by the coding sequence ATGAAACGGGTGTTTCTGGCAGGCGTCCTCCTGCTTCTGCCATTGGCGGTCACGGTGGCACTGGTCGTCTGGACGGTGACGCTGGTCTATGGCTTCGTCGGGCCCGGCACCTTCGTCGGCCGTTTCCTGACATCAATCGGTTTCGGTTTTTCCAGCTCCGCGGCCATCGCCTATCTCATCGGCATCGGCGTGATGGTGGCGGTGATCTATCTGCTGGGCCTTGTGGCCACCGTGCTGCAGGAGCGCCTGGAGACCGCACTCGACCAGATCATGCGGCGCATCCCACTGATCGGCACTGTCTATGACCTGTCGCGGCGCTTCGTCTCCATGGTCGACCGCAAGGATGCCGACGGACTGAAGTCGATGAGCCCGGTCTGGGTGTTCTTCGGCGGCGACAAGGGCGCGGCCGTGCTGGCCCTGCTGCCGACGCCGGAGCCGATCATGGTCGGCGAGGAAAGCTATCACGCGATCCTCGTCCCATCGGCACCGGTGCCGATCGGTGGCGGCCTGATCTATGTGCCGGCGAGCTGGGTGGTCCAGGCGGATGTCGGCATGGACCAGCTGATGAGCATCTATGTCACGATGGGTGTGTCATCGCCGAAATCGATCCGGCTCGGGCCGCCGGCCTGA
- the radA gene encoding DNA repair protein RadA: MARAAQSTFVCQSCGATYGRWQGKCESCGGWNTIAEESVAATGVGGAPVKSSSRSKGRTFALAGLDGVNDQAPRTETQVGELDRVFGGGLVKGSVILIGGDPGIGKSTLLIQASARLARMGHRVVYISGEEAVGQVRLRADRLGLTASPVELAAETNVEDIVATLSEGPVPRLVVIDSIQTMWTDKVESAPGTVSQVRSAAQVLIRFAKKSGAAVILVGHVTKDGQIAGPRVVEHMVDAVMSFEGEGGHHFRILRAVKNRFGPTDEIGVFEMTGKGLREVPNPSELFLAGRDLGAPGTAVFAGMEGTRPVLVEIQALVAPSTLGTPRRAVVGWDPARLSMVLAVLDAHCGVRLGSHDVYLNVAGGLRIAEPAADLAVAAALVSSLTGAVLPADSVYFGEVSLSGAVRPVAQAAARLKEAKKLGFTKAVVPDVARGEPSEPGLATQAVTGLSTLVADIAASGVGRPRTKSSDD; this comes from the coding sequence ATGGCGCGCGCGGCTCAATCCACCTTCGTCTGCCAGTCCTGCGGGGCCACCTATGGCCGCTGGCAGGGCAAGTGCGAGAGCTGCGGCGGCTGGAACACGATTGCCGAGGAGAGCGTGGCGGCGACGGGGGTCGGCGGCGCACCGGTCAAGAGTTCCTCGCGCTCGAAGGGCCGCACCTTCGCGCTGGCCGGCCTTGATGGCGTCAATGACCAGGCCCCCCGCACCGAAACGCAGGTCGGTGAGCTTGACCGCGTGTTCGGCGGCGGCCTCGTCAAGGGTTCGGTGATCCTGATCGGCGGCGATCCCGGCATCGGCAAGTCGACCCTGCTGATCCAGGCCTCCGCCCGTCTCGCCCGGATGGGCCATCGGGTCGTCTATATTTCGGGCGAAGAGGCGGTCGGCCAGGTGCGGCTGCGCGCCGATCGGCTCGGCCTGACCGCCTCCCCCGTGGAACTCGCAGCCGAGACCAATGTCGAGGACATCGTCGCCACCCTGTCGGAAGGGCCTGTGCCGCGCCTCGTGGTGATCGATTCAATCCAGACCATGTGGACCGACAAGGTGGAGAGCGCGCCGGGCACGGTGAGCCAGGTGCGGTCCGCAGCCCAGGTGCTGATCCGTTTCGCCAAGAAGTCGGGCGCGGCCGTCATCCTGGTCGGCCATGTCACCAAGGATGGCCAGATCGCTGGCCCGCGCGTGGTCGAGCATATGGTCGATGCGGTCATGAGCTTCGAGGGCGAAGGCGGCCACCATTTCCGCATCCTGCGCGCCGTGAAGAACCGCTTCGGCCCGACCGACGAGATCGGCGTGTTCGAAATGACCGGCAAGGGCCTGCGCGAGGTGCCCAACCCCTCCGAACTGTTCCTCGCGGGGCGCGATCTCGGCGCGCCCGGCACGGCGGTGTTCGCCGGCATGGAAGGCACAAGGCCTGTTCTGGTGGAAATCCAGGCGCTGGTGGCACCCTCGACACTTGGCACGCCGCGCCGCGCCGTGGTCGGATGGGATCCGGCGCGGCTCTCCATGGTGCTCGCCGTGCTGGATGCCCATTGCGGCGTCCGCCTCGGCAGCCACGACGTCTATCTGAATGTCGCGGGGGGCCTCAGGATTGCCGAGCCCGCCGCCGATCTCGCCGTTGCCGCGGCACTGGTTTCTTCGCTGACCGGCGCGGTCCTGCCGGCGGACTCGGTCTATTTCGGCGAGGTCAGCCTCTCGGGCGCCGTTCGGCCGGTGGCGCAGGCCGCCGCGCGACTGAAGGAAGCCAAGAAGCTCGGCTTCACCAAGGCCGTCGTGCCGGACGTCGCGCGGGGCGAACCGTCCGAGCCGGGTCTGGCGACCCAGGCGGTTACCGGCCTCTCCACCCTGGTCGCCGATATTGCGGCTTCCGGTGTCGGCCGGCCACGCACGAAATCATCGGACGACTAG
- a CDS encoding lysozyme inhibitor LprI family protein, translated as MLKRFLLAAMTCLSGLVALPALAQTGPSFRCTPDLVGAEYVICANPSLHGLDRSVAAAYRAAGGRAQAVAGQSLRDSQRAWIETRNSCTMVTSRRSADIANCVRDAMNERIGELERWGR; from the coding sequence GTGTTGAAGCGCTTCCTTCTCGCCGCCATGACCTGCCTGTCGGGACTTGTCGCCTTACCCGCCCTCGCCCAGACAGGCCCCAGCTTCCGCTGCACGCCCGACCTGGTCGGCGCGGAATATGTCATCTGCGCCAATCCCTCGCTGCATGGGCTGGACCGCTCGGTTGCGGCGGCCTATCGGGCGGCCGGTGGCCGGGCGCAGGCAGTCGCAGGGCAATCGCTGCGGGACAGCCAGCGGGCATGGATCGAGACCCGCAATTCCTGCACCATGGTGACCAGCCGCCGGTCAGCCGATATCGCCAATTGCGTGCGCGACGCGATGAACGAGCGCATCGGTGAGCTGGAGCGCTGGGGGCGCTAG
- the alr gene encoding alanine racemase: protein MTIAASEAGARLTIDLAAIARNYRRIAGMTTGAECAAVVKADAYGTGIETTGPALAAAGARTFFVAHPSEARRLRQVCPEAVIYILNGLFEGALDLYASLNIRPVLGSRDEIEAFSAFCRTVRRRLPAAIHVDTGMSRLGLDLAEAALLAEPGPQNLDFEPALVMTHLACADEPGHILTPKQIDRFSQVRGLYPGVPGSLANSAGCTLGAAARHDLVRPGIALYGGRFRADREPLEGVVTLAAPVIQVREVRAGETIGYGATWSAPHLSRIAIVSVGYADGYLRGAGSTDRKSGASARVNGVVCPLAGRVSMDLLAIDVTEAGLIRRGDLATLIGDGITVDDIAEAAGTIGYEILTGLGRRYHRVVAH, encoded by the coding sequence ATGACCATTGCCGCCAGCGAAGCCGGAGCCCGGCTGACGATCGACCTCGCCGCCATCGCCCGCAATTACCGGCGGATCGCGGGGATGACGACCGGCGCCGAATGCGCAGCGGTGGTGAAGGCCGATGCCTATGGCACCGGCATCGAGACCACCGGCCCGGCGCTCGCTGCTGCCGGCGCACGGACCTTCTTCGTTGCTCATCCGAGCGAGGCCAGGCGCCTGCGCCAGGTCTGCCCTGAGGCGGTGATCTACATCCTGAACGGTCTGTTCGAGGGTGCGCTCGACCTCTATGCCAGCCTGAACATCCGTCCGGTGCTGGGCAGCCGGGACGAGATCGAGGCCTTCTCGGCCTTCTGCCGTACGGTCCGCAGGCGGCTGCCTGCAGCCATCCACGTCGACACCGGCATGAGCCGGCTGGGCCTCGACCTCGCCGAGGCGGCATTGCTCGCCGAGCCAGGTCCGCAGAACCTCGATTTCGAGCCGGCGCTGGTGATGACCCATCTCGCCTGCGCCGACGAGCCCGGCCATATCCTGACCCCGAAGCAGATCGACCGGTTTTCACAGGTTCGCGGTCTTTACCCCGGTGTTCCGGGTTCGCTCGCCAATTCGGCTGGCTGCACGCTCGGCGCCGCCGCCCGCCACGATCTCGTGCGCCCGGGCATCGCGCTCTATGGCGGCCGCTTTCGCGCCGACCGCGAGCCGTTGGAGGGCGTGGTGACGCTGGCGGCCCCGGTCATCCAGGTGCGCGAAGTGCGGGCTGGCGAGACGATCGGCTATGGCGCGACATGGAGCGCCCCGCATCTGTCGCGCATAGCCATTGTCTCGGTTGGCTATGCCGACGGCTATCTGCGCGGCGCGGGCTCCACCGATCGGAAATCCGGCGCTTCCGCCAGGGTCAACGGCGTCGTCTGCCCGCTGGCCGGCCGGGTATCCATGGACCTTCTGGCGATCGATGTGACCGAAGCCGGGCTGATCCGGCGCGGCGATCTGGCGACCCTGATCGGCGACGGAATCACCGTCGACGATATCGCGGAGGCCGCCGGCACGATCGGCTACGAGATCCTGACCGGACTCGGACGGCGCTACCATCGGGTTGTCGCGCACTGA
- a CDS encoding replicative DNA helicase, with protein MSALPALRPIGSADLPFRQAPHNIEAEQALLGAVLVNNEAFYRVSDFLEPPHFFDPLHQKIYDIGSQLIRSGKLATPVTLKTFLDPTLDIGGMTVAQYLARLAAEATTVINAEDYGRSIYDLAIRRNLIQIGEGMVNVAYDAPVDMPPRVQIEEAERNLFAIAETGRYDGGFQRFTDAVTRAIDMAGQAYQRDGKLSGISTGLRDLDKTLGGMQPSDLVILAGRPAMGKTALATNIAFNIAKAYKFDLEPDGTNKTVNGGIVGFFSLEMSSDQLATRIVAEQAQISSYKIRRGDIQEEEFYRLTEAAREIQQIPFYIDDTGGISIAQLTARARRLKRQRGLDFMVVDYLQLLSGSSKNNQNRVQELTEITTGLKALAKELNVPILALSQLSRQVESRDDKRPQLSDLRESGSIEQDADAVMFVFREEYYLQSREPKPGTEEHIKWRDEMARVHGKAEVIIGKQRHGPTGTVTLQFEANVTRFSDLAEDERLPERFE; from the coding sequence ATGTCCGCCCTGCCCGCCCTGCGCCCCATCGGCTCCGCCGACCTGCCGTTCCGCCAGGCTCCGCACAATATCGAGGCCGAGCAGGCCTTGCTGGGCGCTGTCCTGGTCAATAACGAGGCGTTCTACCGGGTTTCGGACTTTCTCGAGCCGCCGCACTTCTTCGACCCCCTGCACCAAAAGATCTACGATATCGGCTCGCAGCTGATCCGCTCGGGCAAGCTCGCCACGCCGGTGACGCTCAAGACCTTCCTCGACCCGACGCTCGACATCGGCGGCATGACGGTCGCCCAGTATCTGGCGCGGCTGGCGGCGGAGGCGACCACTGTCATCAATGCCGAGGATTACGGCCGCTCGATCTATGACCTGGCGATCCGGCGCAACCTGATCCAGATCGGCGAGGGCATGGTCAATGTCGCCTATGACGCGCCGGTGGACATGCCACCCCGGGTGCAGATCGAGGAGGCCGAGCGCAATCTCTTCGCCATCGCCGAGACCGGGCGATATGACGGCGGCTTCCAGCGCTTCACCGATGCCGTCACCCGCGCCATCGACATGGCGGGCCAAGCCTATCAGCGCGACGGCAAGCTCTCCGGCATCTCGACTGGGCTGCGCGATCTCGACAAGACGCTCGGCGGCATGCAGCCCTCCGATCTCGTGATCCTCGCGGGCCGCCCGGCCATGGGCAAGACCGCGCTCGCCACCAACATCGCCTTCAATATCGCCAAGGCCTACAAGTTCGATCTTGAGCCTGACGGCACCAACAAGACCGTCAATGGCGGCATTGTCGGCTTCTTCTCGCTCGAAATGAGCTCCGACCAGCTCGCGACCCGTATCGTGGCCGAGCAGGCGCAGATTTCGTCCTACAAGATCCGCCGCGGCGACATCCAGGAGGAGGAATTCTACCGGCTGACGGAAGCCGCCCGCGAGATCCAGCAGATCCCGTTCTATATCGACGATACCGGCGGCATCTCGATTGCCCAGCTCACCGCGCGTGCACGGCGGCTGAAGCGCCAACGCGGGCTCGACTTCATGGTGGTCGACTATCTCCAGCTGCTGTCGGGCTCGTCGAAGAACAACCAGAACCGCGTGCAGGAGCTGACCGAGATCACTACGGGCCTCAAGGCGTTGGCGAAAGAGCTGAACGTGCCGATCCTGGCGCTCTCCCAGCTCTCCCGTCAGGTGGAAAGCCGCGACGACAAGCGCCCACAGCTGTCCGATCTTCGTGAATCCGGTTCGATCGAGCAGGACGCCGACGCCGTGATGTTCGTGTTTCGCGAGGAATATTACCTGCAGAGCCGCGAGCCGAAGCCCGGCACGGAAGAGCACATCAAGTGGCGCGATGAGATGGCCCGTGTGCATGGCAAGGCCGAAGTGATCATCGGCAAGCAGCGCCACGGCCCGACCGGCACAGTCACGCTGCAATTCGAGGCCAATGTCACCCGGTTCTCGGACCTCGCCGAGGACGAACGCCTGCCGGAACGGTTTGAATAG
- a CDS encoding outer membrane protein, with protein MFKRIALPVAALAAFASFSSVQAADLGGAVLRGSEVVAPAYAPDMWSGAYVGGQIGLQTIHNSGSHSNATNGPLADGNGTLRYDFNYDYAKTGFSYGLHAGYQRLFNSVLLGIEADIEGPMNALSSSWYAGNPDFGAGNFYQQRIQSNWQTSIRARFGFVHHATLFYMTGGVAIANFKYCTVIDSCQGNGAQHVVKFNSTRIGWTVGAGFEHKLSYNWSVRMEYRYSNYGSRNCFSADACSINANSSDIANKVESHAVRVGVSYLFGAPPVAAPIMARY; from the coding sequence ATGTTCAAGCGTATCGCACTTCCCGTGGCCGCCCTGGCGGCCTTCGCATCGTTCAGTAGCGTTCAGGCCGCCGATCTCGGCGGCGCCGTGCTGCGTGGTTCGGAAGTTGTGGCGCCTGCCTACGCGCCGGACATGTGGTCAGGTGCCTATGTCGGTGGCCAGATCGGCCTGCAGACCATCCACAATTCCGGCTCTCACAGCAACGCCACCAACGGCCCGCTGGCCGATGGCAATGGCACGCTGCGCTATGACTTCAACTACGATTACGCCAAGACCGGCTTCAGCTACGGCCTGCACGCTGGCTATCAGCGGCTGTTCAACTCGGTGCTGCTCGGCATCGAAGCCGACATCGAAGGTCCGATGAACGCCTTGTCGTCATCCTGGTACGCGGGCAATCCGGACTTCGGCGCCGGCAACTTCTACCAGCAGCGCATCCAGTCGAACTGGCAGACGTCGATCCGCGCGCGCTTCGGCTTCGTGCACCACGCCACGCTGTTCTACATGACCGGCGGCGTCGCCATCGCCAACTTCAAGTACTGCACCGTCATCGACTCCTGCCAGGGCAACGGAGCCCAGCACGTGGTCAAGTTCAACTCGACCCGCATCGGCTGGACGGTCGGCGCCGGCTTCGAGCACAAGCTGAGCTACAATTGGTCGGTGCGGATGGAATATCGCTATTCCAACTACGGCTCGCGCAACTGCTTCTCGGCTGACGCCTGCTCGATCAACGCCAACTCCTCCGACATCGCCAACAAGGTCGAGAGCCACGCTGTGCGCGTCGGCGTCAGCTACCTGTTCGGTGCGCCGCCGGTGGCAGCTCCGATCATGGCTCGCTACTGA
- the rplI gene encoding 50S ribosomal protein L9, whose protein sequence is MEVILLERVAKLGHMGEVVNVKAGYARNFLLTRGKALRATEANRKKFETMKAQLEARNLELKSEAEAVAARLDGTSYVLIRQAGETGHLYGSVSARDLADAITAAGISVARSQVDLTTPIKAIGLHHVTVVLHPEVEAKVTVNVARSTGEAERQVQGEDLTQRAEEPTFETFNPEEFGGESDEG, encoded by the coding sequence ATGGAAGTGATCCTGCTCGAACGCGTCGCCAAGCTTGGCCACATGGGCGAAGTCGTCAACGTCAAGGCGGGCTATGCCCGTAACTTCCTGCTGACCCGCGGCAAGGCGCTGCGCGCCACCGAAGCCAACCGCAAGAAGTTCGAGACGATGAAGGCCCAGCTCGAGGCCCGCAATCTCGAGCTGAAGTCGGAAGCCGAGGCCGTTGCCGCGCGCCTCGACGGCACGTCCTATGTGCTGATCCGCCAGGCTGGCGAAACCGGCCACCTCTATGGTTCGGTTTCGGCCCGCGATCTCGCCGACGCGATCACCGCCGCCGGCATCTCGGTCGCCCGCTCGCAGGTCGACCTGACCACGCCGATCAAGGCCATCGGCCTTCACCATGTGACCGTCGTGCTGCATCCGGAAGTCGAAGCCAAGGTGACCGTCAACGTCGCCCGCTCGACCGGCGAGGCCGAGCGCCAGGTGCAGGGCGAGGACCTGACCCAGCGCGCCGAGGAACCGACCTTCGAGACGTTCAATCCGGAAGAGTTCGGCGGCGAGAGCGACGAGGGCTGA
- a CDS encoding DUF2232 domain-containing protein, which yields MGPTLAIAFGAGLASALLFATLASGSAIALVLFYFAALPVLIAGLGWGHYAGAFAGTIGALALSIAMRSQLGVFFFLSVGLPAWILSYLTVATLPARSDDDQPYRWSEPGTILSVIGLGAVLLTLFGIVVLFGFDFDAYQASLRQSVDRALAAMALPASDGQRMLGAFMAVALPIAAAIIWTFVTTLNLYVAAKIVRASGRLPRPWPDLASLRLPKAAAGAMLFGSLLSFLSGMPGHVGVIVLSVGLAIFALAGFALAHDMTRGWGMRGFALGLLYALTFVIGWPMIFVAMAGLADTLFDLRSRRSAPPPSL from the coding sequence ATGGGACCGACCCTCGCCATCGCCTTCGGCGCCGGACTGGCGTCCGCCCTCCTCTTCGCGACGCTTGCGTCGGGGAGTGCGATCGCGCTCGTCCTGTTCTATTTCGCCGCCCTCCCCGTCCTGATCGCCGGCCTCGGCTGGGGCCATTATGCGGGCGCCTTCGCCGGCACGATCGGCGCATTGGCGCTGTCGATCGCGATGCGCTCGCAGCTTGGCGTCTTCTTCTTCCTGTCGGTCGGCTTGCCCGCCTGGATCCTGTCCTACCTGACGGTGGCGACGCTGCCGGCCCGGTCCGACGATGACCAGCCATACCGCTGGTCCGAGCCCGGCACGATCCTCAGCGTCATCGGGCTCGGCGCGGTGCTGCTGACGCTTTTCGGTATCGTCGTTCTGTTCGGGTTCGATTTCGACGCCTACCAGGCGTCGCTGCGCCAGTCGGTCGATCGCGCGCTCGCGGCAATGGCGCTGCCGGCCAGCGACGGGCAGAGGATGCTCGGCGCCTTCATGGCCGTCGCCCTGCCGATCGCGGCGGCGATCATCTGGACCTTTGTCACGACCCTCAATCTCTATGTCGCCGCCAAGATCGTGCGTGCCTCAGGCCGCCTGCCCCGCCCCTGGCCGGATCTGGCGAGCCTTCGCCTTCCGAAGGCCGCCGCCGGCGCGATGCTGTTCGGCTCGCTCCTCTCGTTCCTGTCGGGAATGCCCGGACATGTCGGGGTGATCGTGCTGTCGGTCGGGCTCGCCATCTTCGCACTGGCTGGATTTGCGCTCGCCCACGACATGACGCGCGGCTGGGGCATGCGCGGCTTCGCGCTCGGCCTCCTTTATGCGCTGACCTTCGTGATCGGCTGGCCGATGATCTTCGTCGCCATGGCCGGCCTTGCCGACACCCTTTTCGACCTTCGGTCGCGGCGCAGCGCGCCGCCGCCAAGCCTTTAG